Proteins co-encoded in one Nicotiana sylvestris chromosome 7, ASM39365v2, whole genome shotgun sequence genomic window:
- the LOC104249089 gene encoding putative E3 ubiquitin-protein ligase XBAT31 — protein MGQKLSCVQQPHEHGLFSAVQNGELEKVEAMINEDPNVLHITSVRGKLSALHVAAANAQIEVLSVLLDRGVNPDILNRHKQTPLMLAAMHGNVSCVERLIQRGANILTFDSLHGRTCLHYAAYHGHSDCLQSILASAHSAPVAQSWGFARFVNIRDGSGATPLHLAARHGRPGCVRILLSNDALVCVSSGSYGRPGSTPLHLAARGGSLDCVRELLAWGADRLRRDSSGRIPYLVALKYKHEACGALLNPSSPEPLTWPSPLKFITELDAEAKALLENALIEANKDREKLILKKTAVSHTSPLHCDSGLESDDFEGSDFELCCICFEQSCTIEIQKCGHQMCAHCTLALCCHNKPNPASNNSEKVPVCPFCRSDITHLVVVQNKVDSYEEELSPSRPRKSRTSFSLTEGGSSSSSSSSSSSSSSLRVLSPLASFGKLGGRHSGKIGAECIEVFAKP, from the exons ATGGGGCAGAAGTTGAGCTGTGTACAGCAACCCCATGAACATGGACTGTTCAGTGCAGTCCAAAATGGTGAGCTTGAAAAAGTTGAAGCTATGATTAATGAAGACCCAAATGTGCTTCATATTACCAGTGTTCGTGGGAAGCTCTCTGCACTTCATGTTGCTGCTGCTAATGCACAGATCGAG GTGCTATCTGTTCTCTTGGATCGTGGGGTTAATCCAGACATTTTGAATCGCCATAAACAG ACCCCATTGATGTTAGCTGCTATGCATGGAAATGTGTCCTGCGTGGAGAGATTAATTCAGCGAGGTGCTAAT ATTTTAACGTTTGATTCACTACATGGAAGAACCTGTTTGCATTATGCTGCTTACCATGGCCATTCTGACTGCCTGCAATCGATCCTTGCATCCGCTCATTCGGCTCCTGTTGCTCAATCTTG GGGATTTGCGAGATTTGTGAACATAAGAGATGGAAGTGGTGCAACTCCATTGCACTTGGCAGCCCGTCATGGTAGACCAGGATGTGTCCGGATTCTTCTGAGCAACGATGCTCTTGTCTGTGTTTCTAGTGGTAGCTACGG CCGACCAGGAAGTACACCATTGCATTTGGCAGCTCGAGGAGGTTCTTTGGACTGTGTACGGGAGTTACTTGCTTGGGGTGCAGATCGACTTCGGAGAGATTCTTCTGG GCGAATACCTTACTTAGTTGCTTTGAAGTACAAGCATGAAGCATGTGGTGCTCTCTTAAATCCATCATCTCCAGAGCCTTTGACCTGGCCATCGCCCTTGAAGTTTATTACTGAGCTTGACGCCGAGGCAAAAGCTTTACTAGAAAACGCTCTTATTGAGGCCAACAAAGATAGAGAGAAGTTGATATTGAAAAAGACAGCTGTCTCACATACATCGCCTTTACATTGTGATTCTGGCCTTGAGAGTGATGACTTTGAG GGCAGTGATTTTGAGCTATGTTGCATATGTTTCGAGCAGTCCTGCACAATTGAGATTCAAAAGTGTGGCCATCAGATGTGTGCTCATTGCACTCTAGCCTTATGTTGTCACAATAAGCCCAACCCTGCAAGTAATAATAGTGAGAAGGTTCCAGTATGCCCCTTTTGCCGGAGTGATATCACTCATTTAGTCGTGGTCCAGAATAAAGTAGACAGTTACGAAGAGGAATTGAGTCCCTCACGGCCAAGAAAATCAAGAACATCTTTCAGCCTTACTGAAGgtggcagcagcagcagcagcagcagcagcagcagcagtagcagcagcttGAGAGTTTTGTCACCCTTAGCCTCATTCGGGAAGTTGGGTGGTCGCCATTCAGGCAAAATTGGTGCAGAATGCATTGAAGTGTTTGCCAAGCCTTAA